The following coding sequences lie in one Rhodohalobacter barkolensis genomic window:
- a CDS encoding RecQ family ATP-dependent DNA helicase, which produces MSQPTIEDARSALKKYWGYDDFRPGQDEAIQSVLDGNQTLVLFPTGGGKSLCYQVPAVVFEGLTIVISPLVALMQDQVDQLQKLGIRSTFINSTIPGHEVEQRLVNARNGMYKLLYIAPERLATQRWQAELPNLNIEQIAVDEAHCISEWGHDFRPSYRNIREELSQLGDQVRWIALTATATPEVKKDLLQSLRFDEPNVISGGFKRPNLHWWVNETQKKRDLLINAVKKGIKLGSGIVYSNTRKDCQYWADFFTNKGILSKPYHAGLDSGVREKIQNQWISGEVPLVVATNAFGMGIDKPDCRFVVHYSMPYTLEAYYQEAGRAGRDGETSYPILIYKKSDVDLLKSRILRSYPEYEMLNKIYMALCDELNLAVGSEHEAMEPVDYKAVAKRSGFTEREIQVGVEVLQRLEILELTDLYRSKVGIHFLVSRSYVRDKVDELESKKGEFLDQLFRIYGPPSFADFHYIETQYLTDKLSINSNQLRKALRVFSEHDQILKVKYIGEKPLVRLMNPRMPNLHIDQKKAYHYRDVLLKKLEYMDGYASTQGCREVYLRTYFGETDARPCGNCDNCKYISKEKLGAVTDSDIKKVKEILMSGAHDIQTIQNRTDWDREKLKQVIEFMQREQVITRVEEKKETYKLS; this is translated from the coding sequence ATGAGTCAGCCAACCATCGAGGATGCCAGGAGTGCATTAAAAAAATATTGGGGATATGATGATTTCCGTCCCGGACAGGATGAGGCGATTCAGTCTGTATTGGATGGAAATCAGACCCTCGTACTCTTTCCTACAGGCGGCGGAAAGTCTCTATGCTACCAAGTTCCGGCAGTAGTTTTTGAGGGTTTAACGATCGTTATTTCACCCTTGGTGGCTTTGATGCAGGATCAGGTGGATCAACTGCAAAAATTGGGAATCAGATCTACTTTTATCAACAGTACCATTCCGGGTCACGAAGTTGAGCAGAGATTGGTCAATGCCCGAAACGGGATGTATAAACTGCTCTATATTGCTCCGGAACGGCTTGCTACTCAAAGATGGCAGGCAGAACTTCCAAATCTAAATATTGAACAGATTGCAGTTGATGAAGCTCACTGTATTTCGGAGTGGGGACACGATTTTAGGCCCAGTTATCGGAATATCAGAGAAGAACTTTCTCAGTTGGGTGATCAGGTCCGTTGGATTGCACTTACGGCAACGGCAACTCCGGAGGTAAAAAAAGATTTGCTGCAATCCCTTCGGTTTGATGAACCTAACGTAATATCCGGTGGATTTAAACGCCCGAATCTTCATTGGTGGGTTAATGAGACTCAAAAGAAGAGAGACCTTCTGATTAATGCCGTAAAAAAAGGGATCAAACTGGGCAGCGGAATTGTCTACTCCAATACGCGGAAAGATTGTCAGTACTGGGCAGATTTTTTCACGAATAAGGGAATATTGTCTAAACCGTATCACGCCGGATTAGACAGCGGCGTTCGTGAAAAAATACAGAATCAGTGGATATCCGGTGAGGTACCGCTGGTGGTGGCAACCAATGCGTTTGGAATGGGGATTGATAAACCTGATTGTCGTTTTGTGGTTCACTACTCCATGCCTTATACCCTGGAGGCTTATTACCAGGAGGCAGGGCGTGCCGGCAGGGATGGAGAGACAAGCTATCCAATCCTGATTTATAAAAAGAGTGATGTTGATCTTTTGAAATCCAGGATTTTACGATCCTATCCCGAGTATGAAATGCTTAACAAGATCTACATGGCGTTGTGTGATGAACTGAATTTAGCTGTTGGCAGCGAACATGAAGCTATGGAGCCCGTGGATTACAAAGCTGTTGCAAAGCGTTCCGGGTTTACTGAAAGGGAAATTCAAGTGGGTGTGGAAGTTCTGCAGCGACTGGAAATTTTAGAGCTGACTGACCTCTATCGGTCTAAAGTAGGCATTCATTTTTTAGTGAGCCGATCGTATGTGAGAGATAAGGTGGATGAACTTGAATCTAAAAAAGGAGAATTCCTGGATCAGCTTTTCAGAATTTACGGTCCTCCGTCTTTTGCAGATTTTCACTATATCGAAACGCAGTATCTGACGGATAAGCTTAGCATAAACTCAAATCAACTTCGAAAAGCACTTCGGGTGTTTAGTGAGCATGACCAAATATTGAAGGTAAAATATATCGGGGAAAAACCTTTGGTGAGACTCATGAACCCACGAATGCCGAATCTGCACATCGATCAGAAAAAAGCCTATCACTATAGAGATGTGCTGCTCAAAAAATTGGAGTATATGGATGGTTATGCCTCCACTCAAGGATGCAGGGAAGTCTATTTACGAACCTATTTCGGAGAGACGGATGCCCGGCCGTGTGGCAACTGTGATAACTGTAAATATATCAGCAAAGAGAAACTGGGAGCGGTTACGGATTCAGATATCAAAAAGGTAAAAGAGATTTTGATGTCCGGCGCTCACGATATTCAGACAATTCAAAACCGAACAGATTGGGATCGGGAAAAGTTGAAACAGGTGATCGAATTTATGCAAAGAGAGCAAGTGATTACCAGGGTTGAGGAGAAGAAGGAAACCTACAAGCTTTCATAA
- a CDS encoding DUF1579 family protein: protein MKRKSHAFLVAALLILIGLPGQIIGQTGTDNTLPEHAFDFWLGEWDLTWQNEDGTTTSGKNRVRRILDGHVIEENFEALTGDMAGYVGKSYSVYNSQTGEWKQTWVDNGGAYLDFTGDIDGGNRIFYRTAISSNGSRLLQRMVFYDITEDSLSWDWQRLEDDGETWQLMWRIQYRRSLVE, encoded by the coding sequence ATGAAACGTAAATCTCATGCTTTCCTGGTAGCTGCACTTCTAATCCTGATTGGTCTGCCCGGTCAAATAATTGGACAGACCGGTACGGATAATACATTACCGGAACATGCTTTTGATTTCTGGCTGGGTGAATGGGATCTTACCTGGCAGAATGAAGACGGTACCACTACATCAGGAAAAAACAGAGTGCGCCGTATACTCGACGGTCATGTGATAGAAGAGAACTTTGAAGCCCTGACAGGAGATATGGCCGGGTATGTAGGGAAAAGTTATTCCGTATACAATTCACAAACCGGTGAGTGGAAACAGACCTGGGTGGATAATGGAGGAGCTTATCTCGATTTTACCGGAGATATTGACGGGGGCAATCGAATTTTCTATCGAACTGCGATTAGCTCGAACGGCAGCCGGTTGTTGCAGCGGATGGTCTTCTACGACATTACGGAAGATTCGCTGAGCTGGGACTGGCAGAGATTGGAAGATGATGGTGAAACCTGGCAGCTAATGTGGAGGATTCAATACCGGCGATCTTTGGTAGAATGA
- a CDS encoding VOC family protein → MKESGKINYIEMPSRDLEETKRFFKSVFGWSFVDYGPEYVSFENAGIDGGFFKSDKYCSTANGSVLVVLYSSDLEKSLEDVKSAGGKIIREIFSFPGGCRFHFSDPNGNEFAVWSEDKAKPDR, encoded by the coding sequence ATGAAAGAATCAGGAAAGATTAACTATATCGAGATGCCTTCGCGAGATCTTGAGGAAACCAAGAGATTTTTTAAGTCTGTGTTTGGATGGTCGTTTGTTGACTACGGCCCGGAGTATGTTTCTTTTGAAAACGCCGGGATTGATGGCGGTTTTTTCAAGTCAGATAAATATTGCTCCACGGCTAACGGTAGTGTATTGGTTGTTCTATACAGCTCAGATCTGGAAAAATCTTTAGAAGACGTGAAATCTGCCGGGGGCAAGATTATTCGGGAGATCTTCTCTTTTCCCGGTGGTTGCAGGTTTCACTTCTCTGATCCCAACGGAAACGAGTTTGCGGTTTGGTCTGAAGACAAAGCAAAACCGGATCGGTAA